In the Leptolyngbya sp. SIO1E4 genome, one interval contains:
- a CDS encoding dienelactone hydrolase family protein translates to MVLKAIARTSETDTQTDKLFIGLHGWGANAQDLATLADYLPLPGYQMIFPDAPFPHPHAPGGRMWYGFPAAYDFQTPYDFEQQSDLQESRQQLQTWLTQIAQDTGIPPEKTVMAGFSQGGAMTLDVGLKLPLAGVLVLSGYLHSLPAPHPNLGPVLVVHGRQDPVVPIQKARQAREVLEAQKVDLTYQEFQMGHEVSPLVLQQIKAFCHQLKP, encoded by the coding sequence GTGGTTTTAAAGGCGATCGCACGAACCAGTGAGACGGATACCCAGACAGATAAACTTTTCATTGGCTTGCACGGGTGGGGCGCTAATGCTCAGGATCTAGCAACTTTGGCAGACTATCTGCCTTTGCCTGGCTACCAGATGATTTTTCCGGATGCCCCTTTCCCCCATCCCCACGCTCCGGGCGGGCGCATGTGGTATGGCTTCCCGGCTGCATACGACTTCCAAACCCCCTATGATTTTGAGCAGCAATCTGACCTGCAAGAAAGCCGCCAGCAGCTGCAAACTTGGCTCACCCAAATTGCGCAAGACACTGGTATCCCCCCCGAAAAGACTGTGATGGCAGGGTTTTCACAGGGGGGTGCAATGACTCTGGATGTTGGCTTAAAACTCCCGCTGGCAGGTGTTTTAGTGTTGAGTGGGTATCTCCATAGCCTGCCAGCGCCACATCCTAATCTAGGCCCAGTACTGGTGGTTCATGGTCGTCAAGATCCCGTGGTCCCCATTCAAAAAGCCCGTCAAGCACGAGAAGTGTTGGAAGCTCAAAAAGTTGACCTAACTTATCAGGAATTTCAGATGGGCCATGAAGTCTCGCCGCTTGTGTTGCAGCAGATTAAAGCCTTTTGTCATCAGCTCAAACCTTAG
- the purH gene encoding bifunctional phosphoribosylaminoimidazolecarboxamide formyltransferase/IMP cyclohydrolase encodes MTRLALLSVSDKTGLVDLAKALVERFEFELVSSGGTANAIAAAGLPVTKVSDFTGSPEILGGRVKTLHPRIHGGILGRPGLPSDASDMADNDIRPFDLVVVNLYPFEQTIAKPDVTLPEAIEQIDIGGPTLVRAAAKNHAYLTVLCSPAQYTPYLAEMTENQGEVSPGLRLEFARQAFWHTATYDQAIAYHLTTAGETPRSDATLPQRWTLTGTQQQPLRYGENPHQPAAWYQVGTTPSGWAAATLLQGKPLSYNNLVDLEAARRIIAEFPTQVPAAAVLKHTNPCGAAHGATLAEAYQRAFEADSVSAFGGIVALNRPIDVETATTLTQTFLECIVAPGCEANAQEILAKKSNLRVLLLPDLVSGPAYTAKAIAGGFLVQAADDIEEDLTQWQIVTEKKPDADTLEELLFAWRLVKHVKSNAIVVTKNRVTLGVGAGQMNRVGAVKIALEQVGEQAQGAVLASDGFFPFDDSVRTAAAVGITAIVQPGGSKRDEDSIKAANELGLVMALTGIRHFLH; translated from the coding sequence ATGACACGGCTGGCGTTGCTAAGCGTATCGGACAAAACTGGATTGGTAGATCTGGCCAAGGCACTGGTCGAGAGATTTGAGTTTGAACTCGTCAGCAGTGGGGGCACTGCCAACGCGATCGCAGCAGCCGGGCTCCCGGTCACCAAAGTTTCCGACTTTACCGGGTCGCCAGAAATCCTGGGCGGACGGGTCAAAACCCTGCATCCTCGCATTCACGGGGGAATTTTGGGACGGCCAGGGCTACCCAGCGACGCAAGCGACATGGCGGACAATGACATTCGCCCCTTTGATTTGGTGGTGGTGAACCTGTATCCCTTCGAGCAAACCATCGCCAAGCCCGATGTCACGCTACCGGAAGCCATTGAACAGATTGATATTGGAGGCCCCACTTTGGTGCGGGCAGCGGCAAAGAATCACGCTTATCTCACCGTTTTGTGCAGTCCAGCCCAGTACACGCCCTATTTAGCAGAGATGACGGAGAATCAGGGTGAGGTGTCTCCTGGGTTACGTCTGGAGTTTGCGCGTCAAGCATTTTGGCACACGGCGACCTACGATCAGGCGATCGCCTACCACCTAACCACTGCGGGTGAAACGCCTCGATCTGACGCGACACTGCCCCAGCGCTGGACGCTGACTGGAACCCAACAGCAGCCCTTACGCTATGGCGAGAATCCCCACCAGCCCGCAGCTTGGTATCAGGTTGGCACAACCCCGTCGGGATGGGCCGCAGCGACATTGTTGCAAGGTAAACCCTTGAGCTACAACAATCTGGTAGATTTAGAGGCTGCTCGCCGCATCATTGCAGAATTTCCTACCCAGGTGCCTGCCGCAGCGGTTCTCAAACATACGAACCCTTGCGGAGCGGCACACGGTGCTACCCTGGCAGAGGCCTACCAACGGGCGTTTGAGGCCGACTCAGTGTCAGCCTTTGGTGGAATTGTGGCGCTGAATCGGCCCATTGATGTTGAGACCGCAACCACCCTGACCCAAACATTTTTAGAGTGCATTGTTGCGCCTGGGTGTGAAGCAAACGCTCAAGAGATCCTGGCCAAAAAGAGTAATCTGCGGGTGCTGCTGTTGCCCGATCTGGTAAGTGGCCCTGCCTATACCGCAAAGGCGATCGCAGGGGGCTTTTTGGTACAAGCTGCCGATGATATTGAAGAAGATCTGACCCAGTGGCAAATTGTGACTGAAAAGAAACCCGATGCAGACACCCTAGAAGAATTGCTATTTGCGTGGCGGCTTGTGAAACATGTGAAGTCTAACGCCATTGTGGTTACGAAAAACCGCGTGACCCTTGGGGTCGGTGCTGGGCAGATGAATCGGGTTGGAGCGGTAAAAATTGCCCTAGAGCAAGTGGGTGAACAGGCTCAGGGGGCGGTGCTTGCCAGCGATGGCTTTTTCCCATTTGATGATTCGGTGCGGACAGCCGCAGCGGTGGGGATTACGGCGATCGTGCAGCCCGGCGGCAGTAAGCGTGACGAAGACTCTATTAAAGCGGCGAATGAACTGGGCTTAGTTATGGCCTTAACCGGTATTCGCCATTTTTTACATTAG
- a CDS encoding histidine phosphatase family protein: MIAYLAPPQLAEFLPGCNLPPVPHTGTRVVLLRHGYSTFNDAECFQGSSDQSELTARGVAASQKVGQFLAHCPIDAVYASPLKRAQDTVASVLPYLKAPKLKRLAASALLREIDLPAWEGLRYETVRSQQPVAYRCWRETPEQFQMTGNHCKLNEDEAQPSAFYPVRDLYQRAQQFWQMTLPHHRGQTLLVVSHGSTNQALINTALGLPPCQHHTIQQTYNGLTVLDFETPHCEQGQLHVLNLTVGDRLPPVQGNKQGLRLLLLPCQANASPDPALTTLLQGETVQAAVVEGWEGSRNYPCHQAAQSLLKHNPETVVLSVQRSQLWHQWQAAIHRSLNAHTHTGLTTVLAVAQPAPLQHFLRTLLTLPSRSNTVALQSNTLSVVHYPSTQEHPILQGMNLSAVV, encoded by the coding sequence ATGATTGCCTACCTTGCTCCTCCTCAACTTGCTGAATTTTTACCGGGTTGCAATCTACCGCCTGTCCCCCATACGGGGACTCGTGTTGTCCTTTTACGTCACGGTTACAGCACTTTTAATGATGCGGAGTGTTTTCAGGGCAGTTCTGATCAGTCGGAGTTAACGGCTAGAGGCGTTGCAGCGTCTCAAAAAGTCGGGCAGTTTTTAGCTCACTGTCCTATTGATGCGGTATATGCCAGTCCTTTAAAGCGAGCCCAAGATACTGTTGCTTCCGTATTGCCCTATCTCAAGGCGCCTAAACTGAAGCGCTTGGCGGCGTCTGCTTTGTTGCGGGAGATTGATCTCCCCGCCTGGGAAGGACTCCGTTACGAGACAGTGCGATCGCAACAACCGGTGGCCTATCGCTGTTGGCGAGAAACCCCCGAGCAGTTTCAGATGACTGGGAATCACTGCAAACTCAATGAGGACGAGGCCCAACCCTCGGCTTTTTATCCTGTCCGCGATCTGTACCAGCGGGCCCAACAGTTTTGGCAAATGACACTGCCCCACCATCGGGGCCAAACTCTGCTGGTGGTCAGCCACGGCAGCACTAATCAGGCTCTCATCAATACGGCCTTAGGGCTGCCACCGTGCCAGCACCATACCATCCAACAAACCTACAACGGTCTCACGGTTTTAGACTTTGAGACCCCCCACTGCGAACAAGGGCAATTGCATGTTCTTAACTTGACCGTGGGCGATCGCTTGCCTCCTGTTCAAGGGAACAAACAAGGGCTACGGCTGCTGCTGTTACCTTGTCAGGCAAATGCCTCTCCTGATCCGGCATTAACGACCTTGCTACAGGGAGAAACGGTACAAGCAGCAGTCGTAGAGGGTTGGGAAGGCTCAAGGAATTATCCTTGCCATCAAGCAGCACAATCCCTCCTGAAACATAATCCTGAAACTGTTGTGCTCTCTGTGCAGCGATCGCAGCTATGGCATCAGTGGCAGGCGGCCATTCACCGCTCTCTCAACGCCCATACCCACACCGGGCTGACAACCGTTCTAGCCGTTGCACAACCCGCCCCCCTGCAACATTTCCTCAGGACGCTGCTAACTTTACCCAGCCGCTCTAATACAGTGGCGCTACAGTCCAACACCCTCAGCGTAGTTCACTATCCCAGTACCCAAGAACATCCCATTCTGCAGGGAATGAACTTGTCTGCCGTTGTCTAG
- a CDS encoding DUF2555 domain-containing protein: MNTLHVSQESISAMNQESVAELATRLEQDAYDTAFEGLQDWHLLRALAFQRPELVQNYTHLLDIEPFDEE; encoded by the coding sequence ATGAATACGCTACATGTGTCACAAGAATCGATTTCTGCGATGAATCAGGAATCGGTGGCCGAATTGGCAACGCGCCTCGAACAAGACGCCTACGACACTGCATTTGAAGGGCTGCAAGACTGGCACCTATTGAGAGCACTGGCCTTCCAACGTCCAGAACTTGTGCAAAACTACACCCATTTACTGGACATCGAACCTTTTGATGAAGAGTAA
- a CDS encoding ABC transporter ATP-binding protein, with translation MTKRRPPRNLQQAMPSMQRILQRFWPQIRKQSPLLAVAGAGLVAEVFARILAPWPLKLVFDYILLPDAHNAELDWIFLRTLNPSMLLLLLTVAIVATAALRATSAYISLVGLSLAASRIITEVRAKLYAHLQRLSLSFHYQARSGDLITRITSDIDRLRNVTVNATLPLIINTLTLFSMVGVMFWLDWELALISLAVFPLFVLSSLKLTKRIQKVARQQRQRESAMAATAAEVIGAIKVVQALSLEGRLEEMFASDNRQSLEDSARTQQLSAGLQRTVEILVAIATALVLWRGVVLVQQGAATPGDLLVFITYLKTAFKPTRQLAKQMAQISKATASGERIVDLLDVVPDVQDKRGAIAARPFRGDVSFRNVCFAYDPEKMILEGVNFEAKAGQRIALVGPSGGGKSTLVSLLLRLYDPLAGEVFIDGRDLRDYKIDSLRGQISIVLQDSVLFGATIRDNIAYGALGATDAEIEQAARLANAHEFIMALPQGYDTLMSERGATLSGGQRQRIAIARAAVRRAPIVILDEPTVGLDNKSEKAVNEALTRLTKDSTTFLITHDLRASRNFDQILYIADSQVLERGTHSELMRLGKHYAALYQMQVAVAPIKPYSLSA, from the coding sequence ATGACTAAGCGCCGTCCTCCTCGAAATCTTCAACAGGCGATGCCTTCTATGCAGCGAATCTTGCAGCGATTTTGGCCACAAATTCGTAAGCAAAGCCCATTACTCGCTGTGGCTGGAGCAGGGTTGGTTGCCGAAGTCTTTGCCCGCATCTTGGCGCCGTGGCCGCTGAAGCTGGTCTTTGACTATATTCTTTTACCGGATGCCCACAACGCAGAGTTAGATTGGATTTTCCTGCGTACCCTCAACCCAAGTATGTTGCTGTTACTGTTGACGGTTGCGATCGTCGCAACGGCAGCACTCCGGGCCACGTCAGCCTACATTAGTTTGGTGGGCTTATCCCTAGCGGCGAGTCGCATCATTACTGAGGTGCGCGCGAAGCTGTATGCTCACCTCCAACGTCTGTCACTCTCCTTTCACTACCAGGCAAGAAGTGGTGATTTAATTACCCGTATCACCAGCGATATTGATCGCCTGCGGAATGTCACCGTTAATGCCACCCTTCCCCTCATCATCAACACCTTGACCCTGTTTAGCATGGTGGGTGTGATGTTCTGGCTTGACTGGGAACTGGCGCTCATTTCTTTAGCGGTCTTTCCCTTATTTGTGCTGTCTAGTCTGAAGCTTACGAAGCGCATTCAAAAGGTGGCTCGTCAGCAAAGACAACGTGAGAGCGCCATGGCGGCTACTGCTGCTGAAGTCATTGGGGCTATCAAGGTGGTGCAGGCGCTGTCTCTGGAAGGCCGCCTGGAGGAAATGTTTGCCAGTGATAACCGTCAGAGTTTAGAAGACAGTGCCCGGACCCAGCAACTGTCGGCAGGTCTCCAGCGCACCGTCGAGATTCTGGTGGCGATCGCCACGGCCCTGGTGCTTTGGCGTGGAGTCGTCTTGGTGCAGCAGGGTGCGGCTACGCCGGGTGATTTGCTCGTATTTATCACTTACCTCAAGACGGCCTTTAAGCCGACTCGTCAACTGGCGAAGCAAATGGCTCAGATTTCTAAAGCGACGGCCTCTGGTGAACGCATTGTCGATTTGCTGGATGTTGTGCCCGATGTCCAAGATAAACGGGGAGCCATTGCTGCTCGGCCTTTTCGAGGGGACGTGAGTTTCCGCAATGTCTGCTTTGCCTATGATCCTGAAAAGATGATTTTGGAAGGCGTTAACTTTGAGGCTAAGGCAGGTCAGCGCATTGCCCTGGTTGGCCCCTCAGGGGGAGGCAAATCTACCTTGGTGAGTTTGTTGCTCCGCCTGTATGACCCCTTGGCGGGTGAGGTATTCATTGATGGCCGCGACCTGCGTGATTACAAAATAGACTCACTTCGTGGGCAAATCAGTATTGTGCTGCAGGACAGCGTTTTGTTTGGGGCGACTATTCGCGACAACATTGCCTACGGAGCGTTAGGGGCCACTGATGCAGAAATTGAACAGGCAGCGCGATTAGCCAATGCCCATGAGTTCATCATGGCTCTCCCTCAGGGGTACGACACCCTGATGAGTGAACGAGGGGCGACCCTATCGGGGGGGCAGCGGCAGCGTATTGCAATTGCTCGGGCAGCTGTCCGTAGAGCGCCCATCGTCATTTTGGATGAACCTACCGTGGGGCTTGATAATAAGAGCGAAAAGGCTGTCAATGAGGCCCTTACCCGGTTAACTAAGGACTCCACGACCTTTTTAATCACCCACGATTTGAGAGCCTCTAGAAACTTTGATCAAATCTTGTATATCGCAGACAGTCAGGTTCTAGAGCGCGGTACCCACTCAGAGCTGATGCGTTTGGGTAAGCACTATGCGGCGCTTTATCAGATGCAGGTGGCAGTAGCCCCTATAAAGCCCTATTCCCTGAGTGCCTAA
- a CDS encoding prepilin-type N-terminal cleavage/methylation domain-containing protein — protein MKTSLKAKLLQHFLNKKKEGGFTLIELLVVIIIIGILAAIALPAFLNQAVRARETEAQTNLGAINRAQQAYLVEFGEFAGPDTEVTIDEEDLTGLAVLDVDIGADEDGTAVKQYYVFTLLAPADGIASATAAPDPDGSDADGFVGDRVAAAMLGCVNTDGDTGIFKSARGNGEEASEPSDDCAAANVEGTGD, from the coding sequence ATGAAAACTAGCCTGAAGGCAAAACTTTTACAGCACTTCTTGAACAAGAAAAAAGAAGGCGGCTTTACTCTGATTGAACTGTTGGTGGTTATCATCATCATCGGCATCCTGGCAGCCATTGCCCTACCCGCATTCTTGAACCAAGCCGTTCGCGCCCGTGAAACGGAAGCTCAAACTAACCTGGGGGCCATCAACCGGGCTCAGCAAGCCTACCTTGTTGAATTCGGTGAATTTGCAGGCCCTGACACAGAGGTGACGATTGACGAAGAAGATCTAACCGGGCTCGCTGTTCTTGATGTTGATATCGGTGCAGACGAAGACGGTACAGCAGTCAAGCAATATTATGTGTTCACGTTGCTTGCCCCTGCTGACGGGATTGCTTCAGCAACGGCTGCCCCTGACCCTGACGGCAGCGACGCAGATGGCTTTGTAGGCGATCGAGTTGCAGCAGCTATGCTGGGTTGCGTAAACACTGATGGTGATACCGGCATTTTCAAGTCTGCAAGGGGCAATGGAGAGGAAGCTTCCGAACCCTCAGACGACTGCGCCGCGGCTAACGTTGAAGGCACTGGAGACTAA
- a CDS encoding glycosyltransferase, with translation MNKRICMTTLEFPPDVGGVGESVKRIATMLSDLGYDVHVAVFRAVFRNERAMAQAGEYRRPGCQTTEQEGITVHRLQPAVRSVQAKEQDYLCDLYGQLQTLHRAYQFDLFHAFFINEMGFLTTLLGQETGTPVINSVRGADLNKHIFSPQMFGQITWTLANSAWTTFVSQDLMHRARTLVPMIHAKSSAFWNSISPLSFDNLPQPALANQLRGTVIGSVGSFRDKKGLEYLFDACQSLRSTTELTLLLVGDFAEKERSYWEQALQQSGFAERVVITGKVSRQEALAYLAYIDIFAIPSLRDGCPNAMLEAMLAAKAVVGSSVDAIGEILEDGVNGLVVQPSNTKELAHALHRLITQPGLRQQLGILARQKTLEQLAPAVEQQNWQKVYRQVLGVSDRPFREELEVA, from the coding sequence ATGAATAAGAGAATTTGCATGACGACTCTGGAATTCCCACCCGATGTCGGGGGCGTGGGCGAGTCGGTTAAGCGGATTGCAACCATGCTCTCCGACCTGGGGTATGACGTCCATGTTGCGGTCTTCCGTGCGGTCTTTCGGAATGAACGTGCCATGGCCCAGGCTGGGGAATATCGGCGACCTGGTTGCCAAACCACTGAGCAAGAAGGCATTACCGTGCATCGTCTGCAACCGGCAGTGCGTTCAGTTCAGGCTAAGGAGCAAGACTATCTCTGCGATTTGTATGGTCAGCTTCAAACCTTGCATCGAGCCTATCAGTTTGACTTGTTCCATGCCTTTTTTATTAACGAAATGGGCTTTTTAACGACCCTACTCGGCCAGGAAACCGGAACGCCTGTTATCAACAGTGTCCGGGGGGCCGATTTAAATAAGCATATTTTTAGTCCCCAAATGTTTGGGCAAATCACCTGGACCCTTGCTAATTCCGCTTGGACGACCTTTGTTAGCCAAGACCTGATGCATCGAGCCAGGACTCTGGTGCCTATGATTCATGCCAAGTCTTCAGCGTTTTGGAATTCGATTTCTCCGCTATCGTTTGATAACCTGCCTCAGCCAGCCCTGGCCAATCAGCTAAGGGGCACCGTGATTGGCTCTGTCGGGAGCTTTCGAGACAAAAAAGGCCTGGAGTATCTCTTTGATGCCTGTCAGTCGCTGCGATCTACCACGGAGCTAACGTTGTTGCTGGTGGGGGACTTTGCTGAGAAAGAGCGCAGCTATTGGGAACAGGCTCTCCAGCAAAGCGGTTTCGCGGAGCGGGTGGTGATTACTGGTAAAGTGAGCCGCCAAGAGGCTCTGGCCTACTTGGCCTATATTGATATTTTCGCGATTCCTTCGCTCCGGGACGGCTGCCCCAACGCCATGCTGGAAGCGATGCTAGCAGCTAAGGCTGTGGTAGGTAGCAGCGTAGATGCCATTGGCGAAATTTTGGAAGATGGGGTCAATGGTCTCGTGGTTCAGCCTAGTAATACCAAAGAGTTAGCCCATGCACTACATCGCCTCATTACTCAGCCCGGCCTGCGGCAACAGCTAGGGATTCTGGCCAGACAGAAGACCCTAGAGCAGCTTGCACCTGCTGTTGAGCAGCAAAACTGGCAAAAGGTTTATCGGCAAGTGCTGGGGGTGAGCGATCGCCCTTTTAGAGAAGAGCTTGAGGTCGCATGA
- a CDS encoding heavy-metal-associated domain-containing protein: protein MAILTLTIPDMACSACAETITKAVQAVDAAASVQADPSTKQVKISTVTEADHVKQAIAAAGYTVQS, encoded by the coding sequence ATGGCAATCTTGACTCTGACTATCCCCGATATGGCCTGCTCTGCCTGTGCAGAAACCATTACAAAGGCTGTGCAAGCAGTGGATGCTGCTGCCTCTGTACAAGCTGACCCCTCTACTAAGCAAGTCAAGATTTCGACGGTCACTGAAGCAGATCACGTTAAGCAGGCGATCGCCGCTGCCGGTTACACCGTACAGTCTTAG
- a CDS encoding glycosyl transferase, protein MKKKLMFYCQHILGMGHLIRSMEIVRGLIDDFEVCFINGGEVVQGFQAPPSVQVINLPAIKTDTEFRELQAVDKTLTLEEVQVLRQQQLLAVLKAFQPDVLMIELFPFGRRRFSFELIPLVESARAQNAKVVCSLRDIVVTKQDQTRHEAKICRLMNQYFDQLLIHGDPTLHPLDESFSRVHDLDCDVHYTGYVVQRPENTKLTIADQIVLGKETPMILVSVGGGRFGHELLDCVVKTAEILEDNLPHRIQVFTGPFMSEEKFWALKRVAQDWNNLHIHRYTPNLLAYMQKADLSISMAGYNTTMNILTTGVRAMMLPFTGNDDQEQTMRVERLAHLKRVRRLHRDDLVPERFAAAIMEHLQQHPANLNIDLNGVQQTAQFVKALVQTAATNETPRQATAA, encoded by the coding sequence ATGAAGAAGAAGTTGATGTTTTACTGCCAACATATCCTGGGCATGGGTCATTTGATCCGCAGTATGGAAATTGTGCGGGGGCTCATCGACGACTTTGAAGTGTGTTTTATCAACGGTGGAGAGGTTGTTCAGGGCTTTCAGGCACCCCCGTCAGTGCAGGTGATTAATCTGCCTGCGATTAAAACTGATACTGAGTTTCGTGAACTGCAGGCCGTTGATAAAACCCTCACCTTAGAGGAGGTGCAGGTGTTGCGGCAGCAGCAACTCTTAGCCGTGCTCAAGGCGTTTCAACCAGATGTGTTGATGATTGAGCTGTTTCCGTTTGGCAGACGCCGGTTTTCTTTTGAGTTAATTCCGCTGGTTGAAAGTGCAAGGGCTCAAAATGCCAAGGTGGTTTGCAGCCTGCGTGACATTGTTGTTACCAAGCAAGACCAAACCCGCCATGAGGCTAAAATTTGTCGCTTGATGAATCAGTATTTTGACCAGCTATTGATTCATGGCGATCCAACCCTACATCCTTTGGATGAGAGTTTCTCTAGAGTCCATGATTTAGACTGCGATGTTCACTACACGGGGTACGTGGTGCAGCGTCCTGAAAACACCAAGCTCACCATTGCAGACCAAATCGTATTAGGCAAAGAGACGCCCATGATTTTGGTGAGTGTGGGCGGGGGGCGCTTTGGCCATGAACTGCTCGATTGCGTAGTCAAAACAGCAGAGATTTTAGAAGACAACCTTCCTCATCGTATCCAAGTGTTTACTGGCCCGTTTATGTCTGAGGAGAAATTCTGGGCGCTGAAGCGGGTTGCCCAAGATTGGAATAATCTCCATATTCACCGCTACACGCCTAATCTGCTGGCTTATATGCAAAAGGCTGACCTCTCGATTAGTATGGCGGGCTACAACACAACGATGAATATTTTGACCACCGGTGTGCGAGCAATGATGCTGCCGTTTACCGGTAATGATGACCAAGAACAGACCATGCGGGTCGAACGGTTAGCACACCTGAAGCGAGTGCGACGACTGCATCGTGATGACTTGGTGCCGGAGCGCTTTGCAGCTGCCATTATGGAGCACCTGCAGCAGCACCCCGCCAACCTCAACATTGACCTGAATGGGGTTCAGCAAACTGCTCAGTTTGTTAAGGCGTTAGTGCAGACAGCTGCTACGAACGAAACCCCTCGACAGGCAACCGCTGCTTAG